A genomic region of Zalophus californianus isolate mZalCal1 chromosome 1, mZalCal1.pri.v2, whole genome shotgun sequence contains the following coding sequences:
- the SPINK8 gene encoding serine protease inhibitor Kazal-type 8 isoform X1, with protein sequence MKEVFSNATLVLAISVWAALAVDFPLPTGTGARLQETKAECTGNINKCWIFSYIKPSEPICGSDQVTYSGECHLCSQILYKGLNITKLYDGPCVIPCRKTPELTVKNYRTC encoded by the exons ATGAAGGAGGTTTTCTCGAATGCCACCCTTGTCCTGGCCATTTCTGTGTGGGCTGCCCTTGCAGTTG ATTTCCCTCTTCCTACAGGCACAGGGGCTCGCCTACAAGAGACAAAG GCGGAGTGCACTGGGAATATAAATAAGTGCTGGATTTTCTCTTACATCAAGCCAAGTGAACCCATATGTGGCAGTGACCAGGTTACTTACAGTGGTGAATGCCATCTCTGCTCCCAAATCCT aTACAAAGGGCTTAACATAACTAAACTGTACGATGGACCATGTGTAA TCCCTTGCAGGAAAACTCCTGAACTTACCGTGAAGAATTATAGAACTTGCTGA
- the SPINK8 gene encoding serine protease inhibitor Kazal-type 8 isoform X2 — MKEVFSNATLVLAISVWAALAVDFPLPTGTGARLQETKAECTGNINKCWIFSYIKPSEPICGSDQVTYSGECHLCSQILYKGLNITKLYDGPCENS, encoded by the exons ATGAAGGAGGTTTTCTCGAATGCCACCCTTGTCCTGGCCATTTCTGTGTGGGCTGCCCTTGCAGTTG ATTTCCCTCTTCCTACAGGCACAGGGGCTCGCCTACAAGAGACAAAG GCGGAGTGCACTGGGAATATAAATAAGTGCTGGATTTTCTCTTACATCAAGCCAAGTGAACCCATATGTGGCAGTGACCAGGTTACTTACAGTGGTGAATGCCATCTCTGCTCCCAAATCCT aTACAAAGGGCTTAACATAACTAAACTGTACGATGGACCATGT GAAAACTCCTGA